One Augochlora pura isolate Apur16 chromosome 10, APUR_v2.2.1, whole genome shotgun sequence DNA window includes the following coding sequences:
- the LOC144475746 gene encoding uncharacterized protein LOC144475746: MHTSGDFVLHGGDRAFASRQKLLFEKLSDAEQQCHRTKSVIESTNEDMIIDDISNSQIIRSGLKRKYETRRLRGKESIFKRPEGPAPRAANRTIPDYHKNPHKWMKYSLDDVSNEDMTEQSNTRAALSFLNELRARRSFEQIEDTEKMDLSEFSTDKEPTKIVFKSRKVKPTSEVQFKKPKSDTQKIFDEPVIIDHDDKPVFRSSKIIMPEYVVGQKKTKKIKKDKPKQISKIDRLKQLKLDHLQELDEEQE; this comes from the coding sequence atgcataCATCGGGAGATTTTGTTTTGCATGGGGGTGACAGAGCATTTGCAAgtagacaaaaattattgtttgaaaaattgtcagaTGCAGAGCAACAGTGTCATAGGACTAAGTCTGTTATTGAATCTACAAATGAAGATATGATTATCGATGACATAAGCAATTCTCAAATTATAAGGTCAGgtttaaaacgaaaatatgaaacaagaAGACTTCGTggtaaagaaagtatttttaaacgacCAGAAGGTCCTGCACCACGTGCAGCTAATAGAACTATACCAGACTATCACAAGAACCCTCATAAATGGATGAAATATAGTTTAGATGATGTATCTAATGAGGATATGACAGAACAAAGCAATACAAGAGCTGCTTTATCATTCCTGAATGAATTAAGAGCCCGAAGATCATTTGAACAAATAGAAGACACTGAGAAAATGGATTTATCTGAATTTTCAACTGACAAGGAACCAACTAAGATTGTTTTTAAATCAAGAAAAGTTAAACCCACTTCAGAAGTTCAGTTTAAGAAACCAAAAAGTGATACTCAGAAAATCTTTGATGAGCCAGTGATTATTGATCATGATGACAAACCAGTATTTAGGagcagtaaaattattatgccaGAGTATGTTGTTGGAcagaaaaaaacaaagaaaatcaaGAAGGATAAACCGAAGCAGATATCAAAGATAGATCGTTTGAAACAACTTAAACTGGATCACCTACAAGAATTGGATGAAGAACAAGAATGA
- the Vnc gene encoding GNAT family N-acetyltransferase vnc has protein sequence MSINIRCATTDDLLNIQHCNLHCLPENYQMKYYLYHALSWPQLSYVAEDEKGRIVGYVLAKMEEDCEDNPHGHITSLAVKRSHRRLGIAQKLMNQASRAMVQCFGAKYVSLHVRRSNRAALNLYTSSLHFEVSEVEPKYYADGEDAYAMKRDLSSFHKEKNASKEKMNKDGNTHTHTGRCCDR, from the coding sequence aTGTCTATAAACATACGCTGTGCAACGACGGATGATTTGCTGAACATACAGCATTGTAATTTGCATTGCTTACCTGAGAattatcaaatgaaatattatttgtatcaCGCTCTTTCCTGGCCACAACTAAGCTATGTGGCAGAGGATGAAAAAGGCAGGATAGTGGGTTACGTTCTTGCTAAAATGGAAGAAGACTGCGAGGACAATCCTCATGGTCATATTACGAGTTTAGCAGTGAAGCGATCTCACAGAAGACTTGGCATTGCACAAAAGCTTATGAACCAGGCCTCCAGGGCAATGGTACAATGCTTTGGAGCAAAATATGTGTCGCTACATGTACGTAGAAGTAATCGAGCAGCTTTAAATTTATACACAAGCAGTCTACATTTTGAGGTGTCAGAAGTGGAACCAAAATACTACGCGGATGGAGAAGATGCTTATGCCATGAAACGAGATCTCAGCAGTTTTCACAAGGAAAAGAATGcttcaaaagaaaaaatgaacaaGGATGGCAATACGCACACGCATACCGGGCGATGCTGCGATCGTTAA